One part of the Haliotis asinina isolate JCU_RB_2024 chromosome 2, JCU_Hal_asi_v2, whole genome shotgun sequence genome encodes these proteins:
- the LOC137272310 gene encoding small ribosomal subunit protein uS2m-like, protein MSAPLSKSRALACRFFSFRTVLKNNGRVTVSCPVAMKARGHNSSQKGYSSSTSPTSQKAAAAEASPLSEDVADVDVAAKSLQHHDYFGVRDLVTVRDMFKARVHFGHKEGLRDPYMAPYLFGNRLGIDIIDLDQTLTLFQDALNFTAHIAYRGGIILFLSRHRQTMPWVERTALEVNEYSHCRFWKGGTFTNATIQFGTVTRLPDLCIFLHTQNNAFLPHAAITDSAKLLIPTVGIVDSNCDPRLITYPIPGNDDTPVTVQYYCNLFKKAILAGKKKRRLDGLEQD, encoded by the exons ATGTCTGCGCCCTTGAGCAAGAGTCGTGCTCTGGCATGCCGATTCTTTTCATTCCGAACTGTTTTAAAGAACAATG GAAGAGTCACAGTTTCCTGCCCAGTTGCCATGAAAGCAAGGGGACACAATTCCTCCCAGAAAGGATATTCAAGTAGTACATCTCCTACATCGCAGAAAG CTGCAGCTGCTGAGGCATCTCCATTATCTGAGGATGTTGCAGATGTTGATGTTGCAGCCAAGAGTTTACAACACCATGACTATTTTGGTGTTCGAGATCTGGTCACAGTGAGAGATATGTTCAAGGCACGGGTACATTTTGGTCACAAGGAAGGACTGAGAGATCCATACATGGCACCCTACCTGTTTGGCAACCGCCTTGGTATTGACATCATTGATCTTGACCAGACCTTGACTTTGTTCCAAGATGCCCTCAACTTCACTGCTCACATCGCCTACCGTGGTGGCATCATCCTGTTCCTGTCTCGCCACAGACAGACAATGCCATGGGTGGAACGAACTGCACTGGAAGTGAATGAGTACTCTCACTGTAGGTTCTGGAAGGGAGGAACATTCACAAATGCCACCATCCAGTTTGGCACAGTCACCCGGTTGCCTGATCTCTGTATCTTCCTCCACACACAGAACAATGCATTTTTGCCTCATGCTGCAATTACGGACAGTGCTAAGCTTCTGATCCCGACCGTAGGGATAGTTGACTCAAACTGTGATCCCCGCCTCATCACGTATCCTATCCCGGGTAACGATGATACTCCAGTGACGGTGCAGTACTACTGTAATTTGTTCAAAAAGGCTATACTAGCTGGCAAGAAGAAACGGAGGCTGGACGGCTTGGAGCAGGACTAG
- the LOC137272308 gene encoding leucine-rich repeat and IQ domain-containing protein 3-like yields the protein MVSIPDWARFSRLHDIQFNKNDPNSHLQKYYKQREEEAIRQAQRHGYFIVPEEKFILEHCRAANKKAKKLSQLFFVQLNGLHLRKVGEISMCLNLQICNLSNNFLSKIDPLVGCRQLVKLDLHSNQLSSIPGMAFWSGFRRLKFLHLHDNPVGKFETIHSLGTCPCLIALTLYDTPLSLRKNYRHHVVNSVWTLRVLDHHVVSDEEIIEDSNFGGMFATMHPSLYIELCLPGMEENTYEDEVWLMQHIEARINVIQAHRSPVLIIQRYYRGYISRKRHSLGIQRHIKKGMQATSSELLPPPPSTPMNNAARSLQDLGPDGISMDYDTYMKHRRPGSNIHSETTVASFPHQSVVGSLDDQGEASAAGLGNMTESPHKKTNIVINLAKLQSGTFQSLQEDAVAIETIFSMDGHDRSTYTESVRRPRRKKKQDKPRKVKSVKQFFGPMVETAEEEDQVEVGEDDSPITHYRLRGKRPNFHLVDTTTEMILERKEAGRQIREAEAEHHRKIMDAPLPRIVLPKHTTTDQRIFARVHGTMGLSCLFAVQKAYKDREKAEKAAAKMEFILNMREERMRARDRINMYHEEKRNQALKKRDRDRVRMLDSLERHELQRLNYLDKRQEIKNKATDFAKSHKIDRGFVTEFNNQHTSVSNALLRHDRQAKVEDLVQSKKSFVLDKKCQQGEQQAMVRKFMEHRQLMRQSETSTTRAALGTRLLQETNERFIEAQQRVAHLKTKRATVQAFYPLPPNNVPNSATSAPPGISRWEASAILSAGRIGRHHTMVT from the exons ATGGTCAGCATACCAGACTGGGCCAGGTTCTCACGCCTGCATGACATTCAGTTCAACAAGAATGACCCCAACTCCCATCTACAGAAGTACTACAAACAACGTGAAGAGGAGGCAATCCGACAGGCACAGCGGCATGGATACTTCATTGTGCCCGAGGAGAAGTTCATTCTGGAACATTGCAGAGCTGCTAACAAGAAGGCTAAGAAGCTGAGTCAGCTGTTTTTCGTGCAGTTAAATGGACTTCATTTGCGGAAAGTTGGTGAAATCAGCATGTGTTTGAATCTCCAGATATGTAACCTTAGCAACAACTTCCTCTCCAAGATAGATCCCCTAGTTGGATGTCGTCAACTTGTCAAGCTGGATCTCCATAGCAACCAG CTGTCTAGTATACCTGGAATGGCATTCTGGTCTGGCTTTCGCAGACTAAAATTCCTGCATCTCCATGACAACCCAGTAGGCAAGTTTGAAACAATTCACAGCCTGGGGACCTGTCCTTGTCTGATTGCCTTGACCCTGTATGACACTCCTCTCAGTCTCCGCAAGAACTATCGACATCATGTAGTCAACTCTGTGTGGACCCTGCGCGTCCTCGACCACCATGTTGTGTCTGATGAAGAGATCATTGAGGATTCCAACTTCGGGGGGATGTTTGCCACAATGCATCCATCCTTGTACATCGAGCTGTGTCTCCCGGGAATGGAG GAAAACACGTATGAGGATGAGGTGTGGTTGATGCAGCACATTGAGGCTCGCATCAATGTCATCCAGGCCCACCGCTCCCCCGTCCTCATCATACAGCGTTACTACCGCGGATACATCTCACGGAAAAG ACACAGTCTTGGTATTCAGCGTCACATCAAGAAGGGCATGCAAGCTACATCCTCCGAGCTCCTCCCACCTCCGCCATCTACACCCATGAACAATGCTGCACGGAGCTTGCAGGACCTGGGGCCTGATGGGATATCTATGGACTATGATACCTATATGAAACATCGCCGGCCAGGATCCAACATACACAGCGAAACCACAGTAGCCTCATTCCCCCACCAGTCAGTTGTTGGG AGTCTTGATGACCAAGGGGAGGCGTCAGCTGCTGGACTGGGAAACATGACAGAGTCTCCTCACAAGAAGACAAACATTGTCATTAACCTTGCTAAACTCCAAAGTGGGACATTCCAGAGTCTGCAGGAAGATGCAGTTGCCATAGAAACCATCTTCTCAATGGATGGCCATGACAGAAGCACTTATACAGAATCTGTCCGCAGACCAAGAAGGAAGAAGAAACAGGACAAGCCAAGGAAGGTGAAAAGTGTCAAGCAGTTCTTTGGCCCCATGGTTGAGACAGCAGAGGAGGAGGATCAGGTAGAAGTGGGGGAGGATGACTCTCCAATCACCCATTACCGTCTCCGTGGCAAGCGGCCAAACTTTCACCTGGTGGACACAACTACGGAAATGATCCTAGAGAGAAAGGAAGCTGGGAGGCAGATTCGTGAGGCAGAAGCTGAACATCACCGCAAGATCATGGACGCTCCTCTCCCCAGAATAGTGTTGCCCAAACACACCACAACAGATCAAAGAATATTTGCAAGAGTCCATGGCACTATGGGACTGTCATGTCTGTTTGCTGTGCAGAAAGCGTACAAGGATCGTGAGAAGGCAGAAAAAGCTGCTGCAAAGATGGAGTTTATCTTAAACATGCGTGAAGAACGAATGCGCGCAAGAGACAGGATAAATATGTATCACGAGGAAAAGAGGAACCAGGCATTGAAGAAAAGAGACAGAGACAGGGTACGCATGTTGGATTCATTAGAAAGGCATGAGCTGCAGAGGTTGAACTACCTTGACAAGCGCCAGGAGATAAAGAACAAGGCAACTGATTTTGCCAAGAGTCACAAAATCGACCGTGGTTTTGTGACAGAGTTCAACAACCAGCACACATCAGTGTCCAATGCCCTGCTACGTCATGACAGGCAGGCCAAGGTGGAGGACCTGGTTCAGTCCAAGAAGTCCTTCGTCCTGGACAAGAAGTGTCAACAAGGAGAGCAACAGGCTATGGTCAGAAAGTTCATGGAACATCGGCAGCTGATGAGACAGAGCGAGACTTCAACCACACGAGCTGCTCTAGGCACAAGGCTGCTCCAGGAGACTAATGAGAGGTTCATAGAAGCTCAACAACGAGTAGCCCATCTGAAGACAAAGAGAGCAACTGTGCAAGCCTTCTATCCCTTGCCACCCAACAATGTCCCGAATTCTGCCACTTCAGCACCTCCTGGCATCAGCAGATGGGAAGCGTCTGCTATACTGTCTGCTGGCAGAATTGGTCGACATCATACCATGGTCACATGA